A portion of the Flavobacterium limnophilum genome contains these proteins:
- a CDS encoding bifunctional aconitate hydratase 2/2-methylisocitrate dehydratase — protein sequence MNTYNDYIKEIEERKIQGLHPKPIDGAELLSEIIEQIKDLANANRVDSLKFFIYNVVPGTTPAANLKANFLKEIVLGQSVVAEITPAFALELLSHMKGGTSIKVLLDLALGNDVTIAKQAAEVLKTQVYLYEADTDRLAEAFKNGNVIAKDILESYAKAEFFTKLPEIAEEIKVVTFIAGEGDISTDLLSPGNQAHSRSDRELHGKCLISPEAQAEIKALATANPDKSVMLIAEKGTMGVGSSRMSGVNNVALWTGKQASPYVPFINIAPIVAGTNGISPIFLTTVDVTGGIGLDLKNWVKKLDENGKPLLNESGDPILEEVYSVATGTVLTINTKTKKLYNGDKELIDISKAFTPQKIEFIKAGGSYAIVFGKKLQTFASKTLGVDIVPVYAPSKEVSVEGQGLTAVEKIFNKNAVGTTPGKILHAGSDVRVTVNIVGSQDTTGLMTSQELESMAATVISPIVDGAYQSGCHTASVWDNKSKANIPRLMKFMNDFGLITARDPKGVYHSMTDVIHKVLNDITVNEWAIIIGGDSHTRMSKGVAFGADSGTVALALATGEASMPIPESVKVTFKGDMKGYMDFRDVVHATQAQMLKTFGGENVFQGRIIEVHLGTLNADQAFTFTDWTAEMKAKASICISEDYTLIESLEMAKGRIQIMIDKGMDNKNQVLKGLIAIADKRIAEIISGEKPALRPDANAKYYAEVVVDLDQIAEPMIADPDVNNADISKRYTHDTIRPLSFYGGDKKVDLGFIGSCMVHKGDMKILAQMLKNIEEQNGKVEFKAPLVVAPPTYNIVDELKAEGDWDVLRKYSGFEFDDNVPKAAARTSYEKMLYLERPGCNLCMGNQEKAAKGDTVMATSTRLFQGRVVEDTEGKKGESLLSSTPVVVLSTILGRTPTIEEYKMAVEGINLTKFAPSHKLLVK from the coding sequence ATGAATACTTATAACGATTACATCAAGGAAATCGAAGAACGCAAAATTCAGGGACTTCACCCGAAGCCGATTGATGGTGCTGAATTACTAAGCGAAATCATTGAACAAATCAAAGATTTGGCTAACGCAAATAGAGTTGATTCTCTTAAATTTTTTATTTATAATGTTGTTCCAGGAACTACTCCTGCTGCCAATTTGAAAGCTAATTTTTTAAAGGAAATCGTGCTTGGTCAATCAGTAGTTGCTGAAATTACCCCTGCTTTTGCTTTAGAGTTGTTGTCACACATGAAAGGTGGAACTTCTATAAAGGTATTACTTGATTTAGCTTTAGGTAATGATGTTACTATTGCTAAGCAAGCTGCTGAAGTTTTGAAAACACAAGTTTATCTTTATGAGGCCGATACAGATCGTTTAGCTGAGGCTTTCAAAAACGGAAATGTAATTGCCAAAGATATTTTAGAAAGCTATGCCAAGGCGGAGTTCTTTACTAAATTACCTGAAATTGCAGAAGAAATTAAGGTAGTTACTTTTATTGCTGGTGAAGGAGATATTTCGACTGATTTACTTTCTCCAGGAAACCAAGCCCACTCTCGTTCAGATCGTGAATTGCATGGAAAATGTTTAATTTCTCCTGAAGCACAAGCTGAAATCAAAGCATTGGCAACAGCGAATCCTGATAAGAGCGTGATGTTAATTGCTGAAAAAGGAACTATGGGTGTAGGTTCTTCAAGAATGTCAGGTGTAAACAACGTGGCTCTTTGGACTGGAAAACAAGCAAGTCCTTATGTTCCATTTATTAATATTGCTCCAATCGTTGCGGGAACAAACGGTATTTCTCCAATTTTCCTAACAACTGTTGATGTTACTGGTGGTATTGGTTTGGATCTTAAAAACTGGGTTAAAAAATTAGACGAAAATGGAAAACCTCTTCTTAATGAAAGTGGTGATCCTATTCTTGAAGAAGTTTACTCTGTGGCTACAGGTACTGTTCTTACTATCAACACAAAAACTAAGAAACTTTACAACGGAGATAAAGAATTGATTGATATTTCTAAAGCATTCACGCCTCAGAAAATCGAATTTATAAAAGCTGGTGGGTCTTATGCTATCGTGTTTGGAAAAAAATTGCAAACATTTGCATCAAAGACTCTAGGTGTTGATATTGTGCCTGTATATGCTCCGTCAAAAGAGGTTTCTGTTGAAGGGCAAGGTCTTACGGCAGTTGAAAAAATATTTAATAAAAATGCGGTTGGAACAACTCCGGGTAAAATTTTACACGCTGGTTCAGACGTTCGTGTTACCGTAAATATTGTTGGTTCACAAGATACAACTGGTTTGATGACTTCTCAGGAATTAGAGTCTATGGCTGCTACCGTGATTTCTCCAATCGTTGACGGTGCATACCAATCAGGTTGTCATACTGCTTCAGTTTGGGATAATAAATCTAAGGCAAATATTCCGAGATTGATGAAATTTATGAACGACTTCGGATTAATCACGGCTCGTGACCCGAAAGGTGTTTATCATTCAATGACGGATGTAATTCATAAAGTACTTAATGATATTACTGTAAACGAATGGGCTATCATCATCGGTGGTGACTCTCATACAAGAATGTCAAAAGGTGTTGCTTTTGGTGCTGACTCAGGAACTGTTGCTCTTGCATTGGCTACTGGAGAGGCTTCAATGCCAATTCCAGAATCTGTGAAAGTAACTTTCAAAGGAGATATGAAAGGGTATATGGATTTCCGTGACGTGGTTCACGCTACACAAGCTCAGATGCTAAAAACATTTGGTGGAGAGAATGTATTCCAAGGAAGAATCATTGAGGTTCACTTAGGAACTCTTAATGCGGATCAAGCATTTACGTTCACGGATTGGACTGCAGAAATGAAAGCAAAAGCTTCTATCTGTATTTCTGAGGATTATACTTTAATCGAATCTCTTGAGATGGCGAAAGGTAGAATCCAGATCATGATCGACAAAGGAATGGACAATAAAAATCAAGTCCTTAAAGGGTTGATTGCTATTGCTGATAAGAGAATTGCCGAGATTATATCAGGTGAAAAACCAGCACTAAGACCAGATGCAAACGCTAAGTATTACGCTGAAGTTGTTGTAGATTTGGATCAAATTGCTGAACCAATGATTGCAGATCCAGACGTAAATAATGCTGATATTTCTAAACGATATACTCACGATACAATTAGACCTCTTTCTTTCTATGGTGGAGACAAAAAGGTTGACCTTGGATTTATTGGTTCTTGTATGGTTCACAAGGGGGATATGAAAATCCTTGCTCAGATGCTTAAAAACATAGAAGAGCAAAATGGTAAAGTAGAGTTTAAAGCGCCACTTGTAGTAGCACCACCTACTTATAATATTGTAGATGAACTAAAAGCCGAAGGAGATTGGGATGTTTTAAGAAAATATTCTGGTTTCGAATTCGACGATAATGTTCCTAAAGCTGCGGCACGAACTTCATACGAAAAAATGTTGTATCTAGAACGTCCAGGTTGTAACCTTTGTATGGGTAACCAAGAAAAAGCAGCCAAAGGAGATACGGTTATGGCAACATCTACTCGTCTTTTCCAAGGAAGAGTCGTAGAAGATACAGAAGGTAAAAAAGGAGAATCTTTACTTTCTTCTACACCGGTTGTGGTATTATCTACAATCTTGGGTAGAACTCCAACAATTGAAGAATATAAAATGGCGGTAGAAGGTATCAACCTGACTAAGTTTGCACCTTCTCATAAGTTATTGGTTAAATAA
- a CDS encoding APC family permease, protein MQDHNQEHFKRELGLLDGTMLVVGSMIGSGIFIVSSDMVRQLGSAGWLIAMWVLTGFITVIAAVSYGELSSMFPKAGGQYVYIKEAYGKLIGFLYGWSFFAVIQTGTIAAVGVAFSKFAAYLYQPVSEKNIIFELGDFQLHAAQIVSIITIILLSYINSRGVKNSKILQTVLTVIKVASIFGLIIFGFVAAKAEIWDANWANAWTSQSMNVDTGSWLPISGVALISAMSAALVGSLFSSVAWEGVTFIAGEIKNPKRNVGLSLFLGTLIVSCIYILANVMYLAVVPLQDIATAESDRVAVVASQNIFGNIGTLIIALMIMISTFACNNGLIMAGARVYYTMAQDGLFFKKASHLNKASVPAWALWAQCFWASALCLTGKYGDLLDFVVIIVLVFYILTIYGIFILRKKMPDAERPYKAFGYPFLPGLYIVVASAIGIALLYTKPDTCGWGVFIMLIGIPIYYLTKQKE, encoded by the coding sequence ATGCAAGACCACAATCAAGAACATTTTAAAAGAGAATTAGGATTACTGGATGGAACAATGCTCGTTGTGGGCTCAATGATTGGTTCGGGAATATTTATTGTAAGCTCGGATATGGTACGCCAATTGGGTTCTGCCGGCTGGCTCATTGCGATGTGGGTGCTCACGGGATTTATTACCGTGATTGCAGCCGTGAGTTATGGAGAGTTGAGTTCGATGTTTCCTAAAGCGGGTGGACAATATGTGTATATCAAGGAAGCTTACGGAAAACTGATTGGTTTTTTGTACGGATGGAGCTTTTTTGCCGTGATACAAACCGGTACCATTGCCGCTGTGGGCGTGGCTTTTTCTAAATTTGCCGCTTATTTGTATCAACCGGTGAGCGAAAAAAATATAATTTTTGAGTTAGGCGATTTCCAATTGCACGCAGCGCAAATTGTTTCGATAATCACCATTATTTTGTTGAGTTACATCAACAGTCGTGGCGTGAAAAACAGCAAGATTTTGCAAACGGTCTTGACGGTTATTAAAGTGGCTTCTATTTTTGGATTGATTATTTTTGGATTCGTGGCTGCCAAAGCAGAAATTTGGGATGCCAACTGGGCGAATGCTTGGACTTCACAATCTATGAATGTTGACACAGGTTCTTGGCTTCCAATTAGTGGCGTGGCCTTGATTTCGGCAATGTCGGCGGCATTGGTGGGTTCGTTGTTTTCGAGTGTGGCTTGGGAAGGTGTGACTTTTATCGCTGGCGAAATCAAGAATCCAAAACGAAATGTGGGCTTGAGTTTGTTTCTGGGCACTTTGATTGTAAGTTGTATTTATATTTTGGCCAATGTAATGTATTTGGCGGTGGTTCCTTTGCAAGACATTGCTACAGCCGAATCGGATAGAGTGGCGGTTGTGGCCTCGCAAAATATTTTCGGAAACATTGGAACATTAATCATCGCTTTGATGATCATGATTTCGACTTTTGCTTGTAATAATGGTTTGATTATGGCGGGCGCAAGAGTGTATTATACGATGGCGCAAGACGGATTGTTTTTCAAAAAAGCATCGCATTTGAATAAAGCGAGTGTTCCAGCTTGGGCATTGTGGGCGCAGTGTTTTTGGGCTTCGGCTTTGTGTTTGACCGGGAAATATGGTGATTTATTGGACTTTGTCGTGATTATCGTTTTGGTATTTTACATCCTGACGATTTACGGAATTTTTATTCTTCGCAAGAAAATGCCTGATGCCGAAAGACCTTATAAGGCTTTTGGTTATCCGTTTTTGCCGGGACTTTATATTGTTGTAGCCAGCGCGATTGGAATTGCTTTGTTATACACAAAACCAGATACTTGTGGTTGGGGCGTTTTTATAATGCTAATAGGGATTCCGATTTATTATTTGACAAAACAGAAGGAGTAG
- a CDS encoding aconitate hydratase, with the protein MAFDIEMIKKVYANMATRVDKARELVGRPLTLTEKILYTHLWEGQPTQTFKRGVDYVDFAPDRVACQDATAQMALLQFMHAGKKTVAVPTTVHCDHLILAKNGAEFDLAAANTQSKEVFDFLSSVSNKYGIGFWKPGSGIIHQIVLENYAFPGGLMIGTDSHTVNAGGLGMLAIGVGGADAVDVMSGMSWELKFPKLIGVKLTGKLSGWTAPKDVILKVADILTVKGGTGAIVEYFGEGATSMSCTGKGTICNMGAEIGATTSTFGYDESMRRYLSATGRQDVVDAADKVASYLTADPEVYANPETYFDQLIEINLSELEPHINGPFTPDRGTPVSKMKEEAAANGWPIKVEWGLIGSCTNSSYEDMARAASIVNQAVEHGITPKAEFGINPGSEQIRYTIERDGIIATFEKMGTKVFTNACGPCIGQWDRAGADKQEKNTIVHSFNRNFSKRADGNPNTHAFVTSPEMVAALAIAGRLDFNPLTDTLINDNGEEVKLTAPYGDELPKKGFAVEDNGFQAPAADGSGVQILVSETSDRLQLLAPFEAWDGKNIMGAKLLIKAFGKCTTDHISMAGPWLRFRGHLDNISNNMLIGAVNAFSQKTNSVKNQLTGEYDAVPAVARAYKAAGIPSVVVGDHNYGEGSSREHAAMEPRFLGVKAVLVKSFARIHETNLKKQGMLGLTFANEADYDKIQEDDTINFVDLVDFAPGKPLTLEFVHADGSKDSILANHTYNASQIGWFVAGSALNLIAAEANA; encoded by the coding sequence ATGGCATTTGATATTGAAATGATTAAAAAAGTGTACGCAAATATGGCAACTCGAGTGGACAAAGCACGTGAACTTGTCGGTCGTCCCCTAACATTGACAGAGAAAATTTTATACACTCACCTTTGGGAAGGACAACCTACCCAAACTTTTAAAAGAGGTGTGGATTATGTAGATTTTGCTCCAGACAGAGTAGCTTGTCAAGATGCAACGGCTCAAATGGCTTTGTTGCAATTCATGCATGCTGGAAAGAAAACAGTTGCCGTACCAACAACCGTTCACTGTGATCACTTGATTTTGGCCAAAAATGGCGCCGAATTTGATTTGGCTGCAGCCAATACACAATCAAAAGAAGTTTTCGACTTCCTTTCTTCAGTGTCCAATAAATACGGAATTGGTTTTTGGAAACCAGGTTCAGGAATTATTCACCAAATCGTTTTGGAAAACTATGCTTTTCCTGGAGGTTTGATGATTGGTACCGATTCGCATACCGTAAATGCAGGAGGATTGGGAATGTTGGCTATCGGTGTTGGTGGTGCCGATGCTGTGGATGTAATGTCGGGAATGTCTTGGGAATTGAAATTTCCAAAATTAATAGGTGTGAAATTAACTGGAAAATTATCGGGTTGGACGGCACCAAAAGACGTAATCCTTAAAGTAGCCGATATTCTTACCGTGAAAGGTGGAACAGGAGCTATTGTTGAATATTTTGGAGAAGGAGCTACTTCAATGTCTTGTACCGGAAAAGGAACTATCTGTAATATGGGAGCCGAAATTGGTGCGACAACATCAACTTTTGGTTATGACGAGTCAATGCGAAGATACCTTTCTGCAACAGGTCGTCAAGACGTGGTCGATGCTGCCGACAAAGTAGCTTCTTACCTAACTGCCGATCCAGAAGTGTATGCCAATCCCGAAACATATTTTGACCAATTAATCGAAATCAATCTTTCGGAATTGGAGCCACACATTAATGGGCCTTTTACTCCCGACAGAGGAACGCCGGTTTCCAAAATGAAAGAAGAAGCTGCGGCTAATGGATGGCCAATAAAAGTGGAATGGGGATTAATCGGTTCTTGTACCAACTCTTCTTACGAAGATATGGCTCGTGCTGCGTCAATCGTAAACCAAGCTGTGGAACACGGAATCACTCCAAAAGCGGAATTTGGTATCAATCCGGGTTCGGAGCAAATTAGATATACAATTGAAAGAGATGGCATCATCGCTACTTTCGAAAAAATGGGTACCAAAGTATTTACCAATGCTTGTGGGCCTTGTATCGGACAATGGGACAGGGCAGGAGCTGACAAGCAAGAGAAAAACACCATCGTTCACTCTTTCAACAGAAACTTCTCTAAACGTGCCGATGGTAATCCAAATACCCACGCTTTCGTAACTTCGCCAGAAATGGTGGCTGCATTGGCGATTGCAGGTCGTTTGGATTTCAATCCCTTGACAGATACTTTGATTAACGACAATGGCGAAGAAGTGAAATTGACTGCGCCTTATGGTGATGAATTACCTAAAAAAGGTTTTGCAGTTGAAGATAACGGATTCCAAGCGCCAGCTGCTGATGGTTCGGGCGTTCAAATTTTGGTAAGTGAAACTTCAGACAGATTGCAGCTTTTGGCACCTTTCGAAGCTTGGGACGGAAAAAATATTATGGGAGCTAAATTGCTTATCAAAGCTTTCGGAAAATGTACCACGGATCATATTTCTATGGCCGGGCCTTGGTTGCGTTTCCGTGGTCACTTGGACAATATTTCAAACAATATGTTGATTGGAGCTGTGAATGCATTCAGCCAAAAAACAAATTCAGTTAAAAACCAATTAACGGGAGAATACGATGCTGTTCCTGCTGTGGCTCGTGCTTACAAAGCAGCTGGAATTCCTTCAGTTGTTGTAGGAGACCACAATTATGGTGAAGGTTCTTCTCGTGAACACGCCGCAATGGAACCTCGTTTCTTGGGTGTTAAAGCGGTTTTGGTAAAATCATTCGCTCGTATTCACGAAACCAATTTGAAAAAACAAGGAATGCTTGGATTGACTTTTGCGAATGAAGCAGACTACGACAAAATTCAAGAAGACGATACCATCAACTTCGTGGACTTGGTTGATTTTGCTCCAGGAAAACCATTGACCTTAGAATTCGTTCACGCAGATGGTTCTAAAGACAGTATCTTGGCAAACCATACGTATAATGCAAGTCAAATTGGTTGGTTTGTTGCGGGTTCAGCATTGAATTTGATTGCTGCCGAAGCCAATGCATAA
- a CDS encoding peptidoglycan endopeptidase, with translation MKYYQCLFLIVFFSSMSLFSQEKYKQHTVSKGETISEIAQKYNVKQSAIYELNPDAANGIKSKMVLLIPTKNKKNTTVSSPDISSNHPEKTHEVLPKETLYGIAKQLNVSIEDLYKINPSLEKEGLKIGQTIKIPETALEDLAVTKVTEKAIEPKNPNGSKKNIPKEEVVVASKVEEKKEIPNEGIEYEVLPKESLYSIAKKYGITLADLQKANSTLGSKGLKVGQKIVVPVKADANAISTVDKVVEKKEVKTKNEIAVLPKTVVEEKNPESGITREVLPKESFYSIAKQYGITVSQLKKANPDLEKKPLKAGQKIVVPVKAEGNLSSVVEKTVEKKEIKTEKDVAVVPQVIIEDKKPETEMTHEVLPKETKYGIAKQYGLTVAELEKQNPNIAKKLLVGSILKISTSKVMETKSPAVEPVVAKEESDNKDFVSNVNRTFDAAFVDQLISKASENIGTRYRSGGTTTAGFDCSGLMCYTFSSYDIKLPRSSMEMASYGSRVDAQSAQKGDLIFFKTRGSGRINHVGMVVEVLDGEIKFIHSATHGGVIISSTKESYYERNLAQINRVL, from the coding sequence ATGAAGTATTATCAGTGCCTTTTTTTGATTGTTTTTTTTAGTAGTATGAGTCTTTTTTCGCAAGAAAAATACAAACAACATACTGTTTCTAAGGGCGAAACAATCAGTGAAATTGCACAGAAATACAATGTAAAACAATCGGCGATTTATGAACTCAATCCTGATGCTGCCAATGGAATTAAATCGAAGATGGTTTTATTGATTCCAACAAAAAACAAAAAGAATACTACCGTTTCCTCTCCTGATATTTCAAGCAATCATCCTGAAAAAACACACGAAGTTCTACCGAAAGAGACGCTTTACGGGATTGCAAAACAACTCAATGTTTCTATAGAAGATTTATACAAAATCAATCCAAGTCTGGAAAAAGAAGGATTGAAGATTGGACAAACAATAAAGATTCCCGAAACGGCTTTGGAAGATTTGGCGGTAACCAAAGTGACTGAAAAAGCAATCGAACCAAAAAATCCAAACGGTTCCAAAAAAAATATTCCAAAAGAAGAAGTAGTTGTTGCTTCAAAAGTGGAAGAGAAAAAAGAAATTCCAAACGAAGGAATTGAATATGAAGTCTTGCCTAAAGAATCGTTGTATTCCATCGCTAAAAAATATGGAATCACGCTTGCCGATTTGCAAAAGGCCAATTCAACTTTAGGGTCTAAAGGTTTAAAAGTAGGTCAAAAGATTGTTGTCCCCGTAAAAGCTGATGCTAATGCTATTTCGACTGTGGATAAAGTTGTCGAAAAAAAAGAGGTAAAAACTAAAAATGAGATTGCAGTCTTGCCCAAAACCGTTGTTGAAGAAAAGAATCCAGAGTCTGGAATCACCAGAGAAGTTCTGCCAAAAGAATCTTTTTATTCCATCGCAAAACAATATGGAATAACGGTTTCTCAACTAAAAAAAGCCAATCCGGATTTAGAAAAAAAGCCTTTAAAAGCTGGTCAAAAGATTGTTGTTCCGGTAAAAGCAGAGGGTAATTTGAGTTCGGTAGTGGAAAAAACGGTGGAGAAAAAAGAAATTAAAACCGAAAAAGATGTTGCTGTTGTGCCACAAGTCATCATTGAAGACAAGAAGCCGGAAACCGAAATGACCCACGAAGTTTTGCCAAAAGAAACCAAGTACGGAATTGCCAAACAATACGGACTTACGGTTGCCGAATTGGAAAAGCAAAACCCAAATATTGCAAAGAAACTATTGGTTGGTTCCATACTCAAAATTAGTACTTCGAAAGTGATGGAAACCAAGTCTCCAGCTGTCGAGCCAGTTGTGGCAAAAGAAGAATCAGACAACAAGGATTTCGTCTCTAATGTCAATAGAACTTTTGATGCTGCATTTGTAGATCAACTGATTTCCAAAGCTTCCGAAAATATTGGAACAAGGTACCGCTCTGGTGGAACGACCACAGCCGGATTCGATTGTTCGGGATTGATGTGTTACACTTTTAGTAGTTACGATATCAAGTTGCCAAGATCGTCCATGGAAATGGCTTCTTACGGTTCTAGGGTTGATGCTCAAAGTGCCCAAAAAGGGGATCTAATTTTCTTCAAAACCCGCGGAAGCGGCCGAATCAATCACGTAGGAATGGTGGTCGAAGTTCTTGATGGCGAAATTAAATTCATTCATTCTGCAACTCACGGTGGCGTGATTATTTCTTCTACCAAAGAATCCTATTACGAGAGGAATTTGGCCCAGATTAATCGGGTGTTGTAA